The segment AGGGCTCGCTCTGGGTCAGTTGGTCATGGGTCCATTAGCAGATCGGTACGGGCGACGCGTGCCGTTGATAGCCGGAACCGCGGTCTGCGCGGCCGCCGGAATAGCCTGCGCCCTCGCCCCGAACCTGGAGACCCTGATCGCCGCCCGGTTCGTCCAGGGCTTCGCCGGCGCGGGCGGCATGGTCATCGGCCGTGCCGTGATCGCGGACCTGGCCGCCGGACGAGCCGCCGCCCGCGCTTTCACCCTGCTGCTCACGGTTGGCGGCGTCGCTCCCGTGCTGGCCCCGTCGGTGGGCGCGCTGCTCGCCGGCCCGGTCGGCTGGCGGGGCATGCTCTGGGCGGTGGCGGTGCTTTGCCTCGCCATGGTCGCCGGGGTGCTGCTGGTCGTCCCGGAAACACGCCCGGCGACCGCGCCCGCGGAACCCGCGTGGCGACAGGTCCTCGGCAGCCGCGGTTTCTGGCCACCGGTGGCGGTGTTCGCGCTCTCGTTCGGCGTGATGATGGCCTACATCGCCGCGTCCCCGTTCCTCTACCAGGACGTGATCGGTCTGTCCGAGATCGGCTACGGCGTCGTCTTCGGCGTCAACGCGGCCGGTCTGATCGGCGCCGGTGCGGTCGCCGGGCGTCTCGCCCACCGGATCGCCCCGATCCGGATGATCCGCTGGTGCGTCGCGGTGCAGGTCAGCGCGACCTGCCTGTTCCTGGTGCTCGCGCTGGCGGAGGCGCCGGTCTGGACGTACCTCGTGGTGATCTTCGCGGCGGTGACCGCGAACGGCGGGATCATGGGCAACTCGGCGGCTCTCGCGATGGAGCCGGTACGCGCCGTCGCCGGCACCGGCAGCGCGGTCCTCGGGTTCAGCCAGTTCGCCCTGGGCGCCGTGGTGTCCCCGCTGGTCGGCCTGGGCGGCGCGTCCTCGGCCGTGGTTCCGGCCCTGGTGATGGCGGTGTCGTCGGTCGGTGCCGGCGCGGTCTGCCTATTCGGTCTCCACCGCGACCGCCACCTCGTATAGCAACCGGCGCAGCCACGCGACGCCCGGATCCTTCTCCCGGCCGGGATGCCAGTGCGCGGCCTCGGTGATCCCGACCGTGGCGAGCGGTGTCTCGGCGATGGCCAGGTCGAGAATGCCGAGGCAGCGGCGGGCCAGCCGGGACGGCACGAACGCGCACATCTCGGTGCCGCCGACCGCGAACGGCAGTGTCAGCAGGCTGGTGACCTGGACCAGGACGGTACGGTCGGCGATGCCCTGCCGTTCCAGCTCGATCTCGAGGGGGCGTTTGTGCTCACCGGCGGCGACGAACGCGGCCACCGCGTGCGGCATGGCGGCCAGATCCGCCAGGGTCAGCGCGCCGCCGGCCAGCCGCGGGTGGTCGCGGGCCACGATGCAGACCAGGTGGTCGGTGAAGACCGGCTGGGTGTGGCCGGGGAAGTCGTACCCGAGCGGGCCGATGATCAGGTCGCGGCGCATCAGCTGGGTCTCGAAGGCGCCGTGCTCGTCGAGGGTGTCCAGGGCGATCGAGCAGCCGGGCGCCTGCTCGGCCATCAGCCGGATCAGCGGTTCGGCGAGCACGGTCATCGCGTACTCGGACATGCTGACGCCGAAGCGCCGGATGCTGGACGCCGCGTCGAACTCGCGCTGGGTGCCGAGCAGCGCCTCGGCGGCCTCCACCGCCTCGGCCACCGCGGGCCGCAGCCGTTCCGCGAGCGGGCTCAGGTCGAAGCCGCGACCGGAGCGGACCAGCAGCTCGTCGTTGAAGTGTTTGCGCAGCCGGGTCAGCGCGCTGCTCATCGCGGACTGGCTCATCGTCATCCGCTCGCCCGCGTGGGTCAGGTTGCGTTCCTCGAGCAGGGCGTGCAGCGAGAGCAGCAGGTTCGCATCGACCTCACGCAGCCGTTCCTTCACGGCTCTAGTCTCATGCACGAGGAGGCCCTCTCATGACTCTGGGCGGTACCGATCTCAACCTGTTGCTCTTTCTGCGAGTGCTGCTGGAGGAGGGCAACGTGACGCGGGCCGGCGCCCGCCTGGAGGTCGGTCAGCCGGCGATGAGCGCCGCCCTGGCCAAGCTGCGACGCCGGTTCGACGACGAGCTCCTGGTCCGCGCGGGCCGCGACTACGAGCTGACCCCCTTCGCGCGGGATCTGCTGCCCGAGGTGCAGCGCGCGGTACGCCTGATGGCCCGCGCCCTCGACCTGGAGAACCACTTCGACCCGGGCACCAGCGAGCGGACGTTCCGGCTGGCGATGAGCGACTACGCGGTGTCGGTGCTGCACGAGCCCCTGGTCCGGCTGTTGGCGGCCTCCGCGCCGGGGGTCCGGCTGGCCATCGAGAGGATCGGACCGAAGGCGCGTACGTCGGAACGCATCCTGCTGGAGCACGACGCCCTGGTGGCGCCGCTGGGATTCGGGTTCATGGGCGAACGCAAGCTGCTGTGGCGCGACCGGATGGTGCTGATCGCCGACCGGCGGCACCCCCGGCTGTCCGGCGGCGGCCTGACCCTGCGTGACCTGGCCGAGGTGCCGCACGCGGTGGCGACCTTCGGCCCAGGCATCCTCACCCCGGTCGACCGGGTCTTCGGCGAGCACAGCATCGACCGCCGGATCATGCTGCAGGTGGCCGGGTTCCTGCCGCTGGCGTTCGTCATCGAGGGCACCGACCTGGTCGCCGTGGTCCCGGAGCGGCTGGCCCGGCTGCACCTGGCCGACGACGGCCCGATCACGATGATCGAGCCGCCGTTCGGGGAGGTGCTGCTGGCCGAGGGCTACTGGTACGCGCGGGACCGGCTCTCCGATCCCGCGCACCGCTGGCTGTTCGCCCGCCTCGACGAGCTGGCCGTCATTCTAGGTAGCCGGTGAACCGGCGCTCCGGGTCGTATTTTCGTAGCACCTGCTGGTAGCGCTCACGGGCCGGCTCGGACAGGTAGCGCAGCGGCCGGCGCCGCATGTCGCTGTCCCCGAGGTAGTGGCCCGCGGTGACCGGCTCCAGGTCGGCCATCGCCTGAGCCAGCCACGCCTGGTGCCGCTCGTCGTCGGCCGGGTCCTCCCACAGCACGTACGAGGCCAGGTAGATCTCCGACTGCACGGAGAACGCCATGTCCGGCAGCTCGCGCAGCGGGGCCATGCTGAACCAGATGGTGAAGGCCTTGTCGTTCGGCAGCGTGGTGTATGCGCGCCGCATCGCCGGGACCACGTCCGAGGCGGGACCGGTGAGCCAGGCGTTGTCGACCGCCCAGCGGTGACCTTCCGGGTTGTCGGCGAGCTGCCGTTCCCGCTGCTCGGTGAGGGTGGTCGGGACGGCGTCGAGGTCGAGCAGCGCCCGGCCGCGTGCCGGACATTTCCGAAATGTGGCCAAGGCGCGGTGAGCTTCCGCCGCATTGTCGACTAGGGCGACGGCGGTGACCAGCAGAACGGGGTCGGGTGAAAGCGAAATATCCGTTTTGGTGAGCGCGACGATCTCCACGGTGCCCGCGACAGTGTGGTGCATGTCGTGCAACCAGGTCATCACCTCGTCGAAGTCGTCCAGCGGGTAAGCCTGGACGGTCTGCGCGATGTACGCCGGCAGCGGCAGGGTCCGTAGATGGAACCGGGTGACCACGCCGGGGAACCCGGGCCCGGTGCCGCGGGCGGCCCAGTAGAGGTCCGCGTTCTCGCTGGCGGAGGCACGCACAAGTCGACCGTCCGCGGTGACGACGTCCACCGCGACCACGTATTCGGCGGCCCAGCCCCAGCCGCGGGCGTTCCAGCCCTGCCCACCCTGCAACAGGAACCCGCCGAGCCCGACCGACGGGCAGTGCCCGCCCACGAAGAACCGGCCCTGCTTCTCCAGGAACGGCGCCAATTCCAATCCGCCCTGTACGGCCGGCGAGACCGAGACGATTTCCGAAGCGGTGTCGTAGCTCATCTCCCGCAGCCCGCCCAGGTCGATGACCAGGGCGTCGTCGCGGATCGACCACTGCGCCCAGCTGTGCCCGCCGGAGCGGACCGCGACCTGCCAGCCGCGCTCGCGGGCCAGCCGCACACCGTCGACGACGTCCTGCTCGGTGGTGGCCCGCAGGATCGCCGCCGGCTGCCGACCGGGCAGCCGGCGGTTGAAGATCCGGTCGACGCGGGCCGCTTCGAAACCCTCGTCGCCGGGAAACAGCAGGCCGTTCACGCCGGAGCGCACATCGCGTGCAGCGTCTGGCCCATGACCCGGCCCGGGTCGGCGCCCGGGGTGTCGGGGTGGATCTCCCACTCGGCGAGCTGCAGGCTGTTGTCCAGGACCAGTTTGACCCGGGGGAAGCGGCGGGCGTAGAAGGCCGGCAGCACCTCGTCGATCGGATCGCCGCTGGTCAGCATCTCGGCGAGGACCACGGCGTCCTCGGCGCACATGGCCGCGCCCTGGGCGATCAGCGGCGGGCAGGCGTGTGCCGCGTCGCCGATCACGATCACCCGGCCGCGGTGCCACGGGCCGTCGAGCAGGATCGACTCGATGTACTGGTAGTTCACGACGGCGTCGTCGGGGAGACTGTCGCGGACCTGGCCCCAGACTCCGCCGTACCCCTGGCCGTGCTCTTTGAGGATCTTGCCGTTGGGGTGTTCTCCGACGAAGGAGCGCTCCAGGTTCTCCTCCAGCAGGAACGCGTAGCAGAGGTCCTCGGAGATCGGCGTGTAGCCGGCCTTGTACTTCGGGCCGCCGTAGTAGACGCCGGAGCTGTCCATCGCCTCGGGCCGCTGCGCGACCACCCGCCAGATCCCCATGCCGACCGGCTGCGGCTGGGCCTCGATGCCGATCATCCTGCGCACCGCGGAACGGATGCCGTCCGCGCCGACGACCAGGTCGAACGTCTCGGTGCTGCCGTCGGTCAGGGTCGCCACCACGGAGTCGCCGCGGTCGTCGAGCTCGGTGACCGTGGTGCCGAGGCGTACGTCGACGCCCGCCTCCCGGACCCGGCGGCCCAGGATGTCGGCCAGGTCGGCGCGCAGCGCGCCCATGGTCGGCGGCACGGCGTCCCCGCCCATCGGTGGCGCCGGCATCTCCATGAGCTGCACCCCGTCGGCCCGGAACATCCGCAGCTTGTCGAAGGAGTAGCCGTGCTCGGCGAGCTCCTCGAAGATGCCGACGGCGTGGAACGCCTTGAGCGCGTTGCCCTGCAGGGTGATGCCGTGGCCGACGCCGCCGAGCGACGAGCGCAGTTCGGCGACCACCACCTGCACGCCGCGCTGGGCGAGGGCCAGGGCCAGCACACCACCGGTGATGCCGCCACCGACGACGAGGACGCGGGAGGTCATTTCAACTCCTTTACGACGACGGAATCAGACGAACTGGGAGGGGCGGGCGCCGGTAATCCACCCGACGATGTGGTCCGGTTCGGTCTCAGCCACGGCGATGTCGGCGACCTTGCTGCCGCGGTTGAGGACCACCACCCGATCGGCGACCTCGGAGCACAGCGGAAGGTTATGGGTGACGAGCACGATCGCGACACCCTGTGACGCCATTCGCCGGATCAGCGCCTCGACCTGCTTGGTCTGCTCGTAGCCGAGAGCCGCGGTCGGCTCGTCGAGCAGCAGCACGCCGTTGGCCTCGCCGGAGACCCGGATCGCGCCGCGGGCCAGGGCGACCACCTGCCGCTGGCCGCCGGAGAGCATCTCCACCGGGCGGGTCATCGGGGCGGTGCGTACGCCGAGCCGGTCCAGCTCGGCCTCGGAGCGCTTGCGCATCGCCTTGCGGTCGACGAACCCGAGCCAGCCGAGCGGCCCCTTGCGCAGGATCTCCCGCCCGATGTTCAGGTTGGTCGAGATGTCCTGCGGGTCGACCAGCGCCAGGTCCTGGTACACCATCTGGATCCCGGCGTTCGCCGAGTCGCTGGGCGAGTGGAACTGCACCTCGTCGCCGTGCACGCGGATCGTGCCGCCGCTCGGCCGGTGTGCCCCGGACATGACCTTGAGCAGGGTGGACTTGCCGGCCCCGTTGTCGCCGAGCAGTCCGACCACCTCGCCCGGGTTGACGTGGAAGTCGATACCGGCCAGCGCGCGCACGTAGCCGTAGTGCATGTCGATGCCGCTGAGTTCGAGCGCGGGAGTCGTCATGTCAGACCTGCTTCTTGTGCACGGAGAGGTTGGCGCTGGCCATCAGACGGTTCGACACGCTGGTCTGCACGACCCGCTCGAGCAGCAGCGAGGCGAGCAGCAGCACACCGGTGGTGACGGTGGCCCAGTAGGGCTGGATGCCGCGGATGGTCAGGCCGTTGGCGATGGTGGCCAGGATCAGCGCGCCCACCAGGATCCGGGGCAGGCTGCCGCGGCCGCCGGTGAGGGCGACGCCGGCCAGCGCGACCGCGGTCAGCGCGTTGAAGATGATGCTGGGGCTGGCCTCCGGGGTGGCCTCGGTGGTGATCGCCGCGGTGACCAGGCCACCGAGGGCGGCGCACAGGCCGGAGATGACGAAGCCGAGCACCTTGTACCGGTCGCTGTGGATGCCGGAGCGGCGGACCGCCTCGGCGTTGCCGCCGACCGCCATCAGCCGGATGCCGTCCCGGGTGCGGGTCAGGAACACCGTGCCGACCAGGAACAGCAGGCCGACGATGTAGACCGGGGCGGGCACCCCGAGGTACCGGGCGGTGCCCATGAACTGCAGCCCGGTCAGTCCGGGGAAGGTGTAGCCGCCGGCGATCACCGCGGCCAGGCCGGACAGCGCCGACAGGGTGCCGATGGTGACGATGATCGGGTTGAAGCCGCGCAGTGCGATCAGGCCATTGACCAGGCCGACCAGGACGCCGCAGGCCAGGCCGGCGATCAGGGCGAGCCAGACCGGCTGACCGTTGGTGATCAGCCAGCCGGCGACGCAGGCGGCGAAGGCGGCGGTGCCGGGCAGGGAGAGGTCCAGCACGCCGGTCATCACGCCGATGCCGACGCCGGCGGCGAAGATCGCGGTGAGGGCGGCCGCGTTCGCGATCAGCAGGGCGTTGTCCAGGGTGGCGAAGTACGGCGCGCACCAGAACGAGAAGGCCAGAATGATCAGGCCCCAGAGCACGAAGATGCCGCGATCGCGTACGAATACCAGCGCGGAGACCGCCCGCGGCATGTCATGGCCGGTGGGGACCGGCGCGTCCGCTTTCTCCACAGGCGCGGCGGTCACCGTCACTGCCCACTTCCCTGAGTGATCACCTTCTGCGGCACGGTGATCTGCTTCCCGGGGGCGCTCGGGTCGGCCATCATCGCGGTCAGGGTGTCGAACGACTGCACCATGTCGGCCTCGAACTGCAGCGCCACCGAGGCGTAGATCTTGCCGTCCTTGACCGCCTTGAGCACCTCGTCGTTCCCGCCGGTCTCGGTCACGCAGGGCAGCTCCTTGCCGGCCGCGGCGTACGCGCCCAGCGCGCCGAGCGCCGCCTCGTCGTTGGTGCCGAGCAGCGCGTTCGCGTCCGGGTTGCCCTGCAGCGCGTTACCGATGTCGGTCTGCGACTTGGCCCGCTCGTTGGCGATCACCTCGGTGACGATCTCCGCTCCGGGCGCGGTCGCGGCGAGGGCCTCCTTCTGCGCCTTCTCCACCTCGGCCTTGCCCGCGGTGCCGGCCACGTTGACGGTCATGATGACCTTGGCCTTGCCGCCGAGCTTCTCGTTGATGCATTTGCCGAGCTCCTCGCCCATCGCCTTGCCCTGGGCGGCGTAGTCGATCTTGTCGAAGGTGATGCCGGGCTGCATGCCGGACAGACCGAAGTCCTCCGGCACCCCGTTGAGCAGCAACGGCACCTTCTTCTCCTGGGCGGTCTTCACCAGGTCGGAGAGGGCGGCCGGCTGAACCGCGATCACCCAGGCGCCGCCGGCCCGGCCGGATTCGATGACGCTCTTCAGGTCGGTGAGCTGCTTCTGCGGGTCGAGGTTCGGGTCCTGAACGAGGACCTCGTAGCCGTGACCCTTGCCGTATCCCTGCACGCCCTCGGAGAGGCCCTTCATGGCCGGGATCTTCAACGCGAGCGGCGAGAACACGATGGTCTTGGAGGCGTTGCCCGAACCCGCAGCGGCGGAACCGTCAGCCGGCTGGGTTCCGCCGGAGCTGCAGGCGGTCACGAGGAGAAGGCTGCCGACGGAGAGGGCGGCAGCGCGGCCGTAATTTTTCAGATCCATGTCAACTCCCGGGGCTATGAGCGACAGCTGTTAACAGACGTGTGCTGGGTCACAGAGAACACGGAGCTGCGCAAAGGCGGAACCCGCTCCGCAGTGATGCCAGGCATCGCCGTCGGTGCTTTCTCCGGTCAGCTGTCGCGCACCTAGCGTGAGGACGTCACCGGAATGAGGAGGACTTTTCATGGCATACGTCGTCAGCGCCACGTGGACCGCCGAGCCCGGCCAGGAGGCCGTCGTGCTCGACGCGGTCGAGAAGCTGACCCCGCTGTCGCGGGCGGAGCCGGGCAACCGCTTCTACCAGGCGTACCAGGACCCGGCCGAGCCGGGCGTCTTCCGCCTCTTCGAGATCTACGACGACGAGGACGCCTACGCCGCGCACGGCGCGTCCGAGCACTTCAAGACGTACGCGCTCGAACAGGCCATCCCGGTGCTCGTGAAGCGCGAGCGCGCCTTCTACACCACGATCGGCTGATCTGAGATGAGACTGGCAGCGTTCCGCCTCGCGACCGAGCCCGACGGCGTCCGCCGGGTCGGCCTGGTCGTCGGTGAGGGTCCCGACTGGTGGCTGCACCCGTTCGCGGACGGCACCGACCTGGTGGAGTTGCTCGCGGCGGACCGCGTCGACCGGGAGGCAGCGGCCGACACCGCCGCCCGCGGCGACGGACTGCGCCCGGCCCAGGTGCGGCTGCTGCCGCCGGTCTACCCGGTGGCGATGCGCGACTTCCTCACCTTCGAACAGCACGTGGCCGGCGTCGGCAAGGGCATGCAGGGGCACGAATTCGTGCCGGACGAGTGGTACGCCGCCCCGTCCTTCCTGTTCATGGCCCCGCACGCGGTCACCGGCGGCTACGACGACGTGGCCATCGCGCCGGACACCGAGCGCTTCGACTACGAGCTCGAGATGGCCGCGGTGATCTGCCGCGACGTCCGCAACGTCACCCCGGAGCAGGCCCGGTCGGCGATCGGCGGCTACTGCGTGATGAACGACTGGTCCGCCCGCGACGTGCAGGGCCGCGAGATGAAGCTCGGTCTCGGCCCGTCCAAGGGCAAGGACTTCGCCACCACGATCGGCCCCTGGGTGGTCACCGCCGACGAGCTCGACGACTTCCGCGACGCCGACGGGTTCCTCGATCTGCAGATGACCGTGAAGGTCAACGGCACGGTCACCGGCAGCGACCGGTCCGGGCACATGGGGTGGTCCTTCGAGCACCTGGTCTCGTACGCGTCCCGCGCCTCCTGGGTGAAGAAGGGCGAGGTCCTGGCCTCCGGAACCTGCGGTTCCGGCGCCCTGGCCGAGGGCTGGGGCCGCACCGGCGAGCTGACCCCGCCACCGCTGCAGGTCGGCGACGTCGTCG is part of the Actinoplanes sp. NBC_00393 genome and harbors:
- a CDS encoding multidrug effflux MFS transporter, with product MTKIRWPLLIVLASLAAVAPVATDLYLPGFPAMGAELGADASGVQLTLTTFLVGLALGQLVMGPLADRYGRRVPLIAGTAVCAAAGIACALAPNLETLIAARFVQGFAGAGGMVIGRAVIADLAAGRAAARAFTLLLTVGGVAPVLAPSVGALLAGPVGWRGMLWAVAVLCLAMVAGVLLVVPETRPATAPAEPAWRQVLGSRGFWPPVAVFALSFGVMMAYIAASPFLYQDVIGLSEIGYGVVFGVNAAGLIGAGAVAGRLAHRIAPIRMIRWCVAVQVSATCLFLVLALAEAPVWTYLVVIFAAVTANGGIMGNSAALAMEPVRAVAGTGSAVLGFSQFALGAVVSPLVGLGGASSAVVPALVMAVSSVGAGAVCLFGLHRDRHLV
- a CDS encoding LysR family transcriptional regulator; translated protein: MKERLREVDANLLLSLHALLEERNLTHAGERMTMSQSAMSSALTRLRKHFNDELLVRSGRGFDLSPLAERLRPAVAEAVEAAEALLGTQREFDAASSIRRFGVSMSEYAMTVLAEPLIRLMAEQAPGCSIALDTLDEHGAFETQLMRRDLIIGPLGYDFPGHTQPVFTDHLVCIVARDHPRLAGGALTLADLAAMPHAVAAFVAAGEHKRPLEIELERQGIADRTVLVQVTSLLTLPFAVGGTEMCAFVPSRLARRCLGILDLAIAETPLATVGITEAAHWHPGREKDPGVAWLRRLLYEVAVAVETE
- a CDS encoding LysR family transcriptional regulator, with product MTLGGTDLNLLLFLRVLLEEGNVTRAGARLEVGQPAMSAALAKLRRRFDDELLVRAGRDYELTPFARDLLPEVQRAVRLMARALDLENHFDPGTSERTFRLAMSDYAVSVLHEPLVRLLAASAPGVRLAIERIGPKARTSERILLEHDALVAPLGFGFMGERKLLWRDRMVLIADRRHPRLSGGGLTLRDLAEVPHAVATFGPGILTPVDRVFGEHSIDRRIMLQVAGFLPLAFVIEGTDLVAVVPERLARLHLADDGPITMIEPPFGEVLLAEGYWYARDRLSDPAHRWLFARLDELAVILGSR
- a CDS encoding FAD-binding oxidoreductase: MNGLLFPGDEGFEAARVDRIFNRRLPGRQPAAILRATTEQDVVDGVRLARERGWQVAVRSGGHSWAQWSIRDDALVIDLGGLREMSYDTASEIVSVSPAVQGGLELAPFLEKQGRFFVGGHCPSVGLGGFLLQGGQGWNARGWGWAAEYVVAVDVVTADGRLVRASASENADLYWAARGTGPGFPGVVTRFHLRTLPLPAYIAQTVQAYPLDDFDEVMTWLHDMHHTVAGTVEIVALTKTDISLSPDPVLLVTAVALVDNAAEAHRALATFRKCPARGRALLDLDAVPTTLTEQRERQLADNPEGHRWAVDNAWLTGPASDVVPAMRRAYTTLPNDKAFTIWFSMAPLRELPDMAFSVQSEIYLASYVLWEDPADDERHQAWLAQAMADLEPVTAGHYLGDSDMRRRPLRYLSEPARERYQQVLRKYDPERRFTGYLE
- a CDS encoding FAD-dependent monooxygenase translates to MTSRVLVVGGGITGGVLALALAQRGVQVVVAELRSSLGGVGHGITLQGNALKAFHAVGIFEELAEHGYSFDKLRMFRADGVQLMEMPAPPMGGDAVPPTMGALRADLADILGRRVREAGVDVRLGTTVTELDDRGDSVVATLTDGSTETFDLVVGADGIRSAVRRMIGIEAQPQPVGMGIWRVVAQRPEAMDSSGVYYGGPKYKAGYTPISEDLCYAFLLEENLERSFVGEHPNGKILKEHGQGYGGVWGQVRDSLPDDAVVNYQYIESILLDGPWHRGRVIVIGDAAHACPPLIAQGAAMCAEDAVVLAEMLTSGDPIDEVLPAFYARRFPRVKLVLDNSLQLAEWEIHPDTPGADPGRVMGQTLHAMCAPA
- a CDS encoding ATP-binding cassette domain-containing protein, which gives rise to MTTPALELSGIDMHYGYVRALAGIDFHVNPGEVVGLLGDNGAGKSTLLKVMSGAHRPSGGTIRVHGDEVQFHSPSDSANAGIQMVYQDLALVDPQDISTNLNIGREILRKGPLGWLGFVDRKAMRKRSEAELDRLGVRTAPMTRPVEMLSGGQRQVVALARGAIRVSGEANGVLLLDEPTAALGYEQTKQVEALIRRMASQGVAIVLVTHNLPLCSEVADRVVVLNRGSKVADIAVAETEPDHIVGWITGARPSQFV
- a CDS encoding ABC transporter permease, which produces MTAAPVEKADAPVPTGHDMPRAVSALVFVRDRGIFVLWGLIILAFSFWCAPYFATLDNALLIANAAALTAIFAAGVGIGVMTGVLDLSLPGTAAFAACVAGWLITNGQPVWLALIAGLACGVLVGLVNGLIALRGFNPIIVTIGTLSALSGLAAVIAGGYTFPGLTGLQFMGTARYLGVPAPVYIVGLLFLVGTVFLTRTRDGIRLMAVGGNAEAVRRSGIHSDRYKVLGFVISGLCAALGGLVTAAITTEATPEASPSIIFNALTAVALAGVALTGGRGSLPRILVGALILATIANGLTIRGIQPYWATVTTGVLLLASLLLERVVQTSVSNRLMASANLSVHKKQV
- a CDS encoding sugar ABC transporter substrate-binding protein — encoded protein: MDLKNYGRAAALSVGSLLLVTACSSGGTQPADGSAAAGSGNASKTIVFSPLALKIPAMKGLSEGVQGYGKGHGYEVLVQDPNLDPQKQLTDLKSVIESGRAGGAWVIAVQPAALSDLVKTAQEKKVPLLLNGVPEDFGLSGMQPGITFDKIDYAAQGKAMGEELGKCINEKLGGKAKVIMTVNVAGTAGKAEVEKAQKEALAATAPGAEIVTEVIANERAKSQTDIGNALQGNPDANALLGTNDEAALGALGAYAAAGKELPCVTETGGNDEVLKAVKDGKIYASVALQFEADMVQSFDTLTAMMADPSAPGKQITVPQKVITQGSGQ
- a CDS encoding putative quinol monooxygenase; amino-acid sequence: MAYVVSATWTAEPGQEAVVLDAVEKLTPLSRAEPGNRFYQAYQDPAEPGVFRLFEIYDDEDAYAAHGASEHFKTYALEQAIPVLVKRERAFYTTIG
- a CDS encoding fumarylacetoacetate hydrolase family protein encodes the protein MRLAAFRLATEPDGVRRVGLVVGEGPDWWLHPFADGTDLVELLAADRVDREAAADTAARGDGLRPAQVRLLPPVYPVAMRDFLTFEQHVAGVGKGMQGHEFVPDEWYAAPSFLFMAPHAVTGGYDDVAIAPDTERFDYELEMAAVICRDVRNVTPEQARSAIGGYCVMNDWSARDVQGREMKLGLGPSKGKDFATTIGPWVVTADELDDFRDADGFLDLQMTVKVNGTVTGSDRSGHMGWSFEHLVSYASRASWVKKGEVLASGTCGSGALAEGWGRTGELTPPPLQVGDVVEMTIERLGTIRNRIVAGTETVPPIVAARRRVREEV